The following are from one region of the Candidatus Polarisedimenticolaceae bacterium genome:
- the greA gene encoding transcription elongation factor GreA, whose protein sequence is MLRAVREKLEGELRALERELNVELPREIKTAVAMGDLRENAEYHAALERQRYVRARIGQLRTRLSELATLNLDRIPKDRVGLGSTMVLLDLDSDEEVTYELVIPEMADLDKGLISIASPIGKGLMGKQVEDAVTIVVPSGHKKFEILELRTLHDKAEADDVAGGPDA, encoded by the coding sequence GTGCTGCGTGCCGTCCGGGAGAAGCTCGAAGGGGAGTTGCGCGCGCTCGAGCGCGAGCTGAACGTGGAGCTGCCGCGGGAAATCAAGACCGCCGTGGCGATGGGGGACCTCCGGGAGAACGCCGAATACCACGCGGCCCTCGAGCGGCAGCGTTACGTCCGGGCCCGCATCGGGCAGCTCCGGACCCGCCTGAGCGAGCTGGCGACCCTGAATCTGGACCGGATCCCGAAGGACCGGGTGGGCCTCGGCTCGACGATGGTCCTCCTCGACCTCGACAGCGACGAGGAGGTCACCTACGAGCTCGTGATCCCGGAGATGGCCGACCTGGACAAGGGGCTCATCTCGATCGCCTCCCCGATCGGCAAGGGCCTGATGGGAAAACAGGTCGAGGATGCCGTGACGATCGTGGTCCCGTCGGGGCACAAGAAGTTCGAGATCCTCGAACTGAGAACCCTGCACGACAAGGCCGAGGCCGACGACGTCGCGGGGGGCCCGGACGCCTGA
- a CDS encoding heme exporter protein CcmB, with protein MSPRRGPGFLRAAYEVARKDLVLEWRTLETISSTGLFALIVLVVFNFAFDLGTLRTVGVDKIVPGVLWVTFAFAAIVGFARSFQIERRRESMTALLLAPVDRGALFAGKSAANLALLTLLQVVLLPLSAVLFDWDLVAAGPAIFGVVFLHTVGLAQLGTLFGAVVSRLHRGEALLATLLLPAATPLFLSAVRTTAAVLSGEGLASERHWLLVTAGFDVLYFLVALLTFEFVLED; from the coding sequence ATGAGCCCGCGTCGGGGCCCGGGATTCCTCCGCGCGGCGTACGAGGTCGCACGGAAGGACCTGGTGCTCGAGTGGCGAACGCTCGAGACGATCTCCTCCACCGGCCTGTTCGCCCTGATCGTCCTCGTGGTCTTCAACTTCGCCTTCGACCTCGGCACCCTGCGCACGGTCGGCGTCGACAAGATCGTCCCCGGCGTGTTGTGGGTGACGTTCGCGTTCGCGGCGATCGTCGGCTTCGCACGCTCGTTCCAGATCGAGCGCCGACGCGAATCGATGACGGCGCTGCTCCTCGCCCCGGTCGATCGCGGAGCGCTCTTCGCGGGGAAGAGCGCGGCGAATCTCGCCCTCCTGACCCTGCTGCAGGTCGTCCTGCTCCCGCTTTCGGCGGTGTTGTTCGACTGGGACCTCGTCGCGGCCGGCCCCGCGATCTTCGGCGTGGTGTTCCTCCACACCGTCGGGCTCGCGCAGCTGGGAACCCTCTTCGGCGCGGTCGTCTCGCGCCTGCACCGCGGCGAGGCGCTGCTCGCGACGTTGCTCCTCCCCGCGGCGACGCCCCTGTTCCTGTCGGCGGTGCGGACCACGGCGGCGGTCCTCTCCGGCGAGGGGCTCGCCTCCGAGAGACACTGGCTGCTGGTGACGGCGGGGTTCGACGTGTTGTATTTCCTCGTGGCGCTCCTGACCTTCGAGTTCGTGCTGGAGGATTGA
- a CDS encoding protein kinase — protein sequence MSDHHDQTRTRHGELPPEALPPPLPSAIGGYTIVGKLGEGGMGVVYEAEQNEPRRRVALKVVRGGPFVDELSVKMFRREVETLARLKHPNIAAIYEAGRTDEGQHYFAMELVQGERLDDFLERGGKASTREVIEGRLRLFRKICDAVHYAHQRGVIHRDLKPSNMVVVEAAAPGSDPEIKILDFGLARITDADVRQTMATEIGVIKGTLPYMSPEQAKGDPDAIDVRTDVYALGVILYQMLAGALPYDTRSPSLVEAVRVICEEPPRPLRAAWSGIRRVDPDLQTIVDKALEKDAERRYASAAGLAGDVGRYLEGQPILARPASTMYQLRKAIARNRAPFAFAAAVLLLIVASTAAMAVLWSRARTAEAAARANFETARSAVDRYLSQVTESPELKSKGLETLRRDLLGTAATFFRDLAARGGDRADLKADLGQAQWRLGGVLHAMGDTAGAEKAFVDAAGIFDALGNGAPARRDAASVRSALGLLYADVGRWSQAEATYAQAIEATERLLAEDPGSVVDRLRLGEIHDRLGIARMRQGKLAESEASYAKAIAERETAQKASPSFETGYPLVEGYNNLGTLYAGTGRAAEAEAMFRKALGLVESVAAGRKDDPIVANASAASADNLAGALVLQGRLDEARPIYLRELEQRRSLAQTHPRVLEYQLFLGSTYTNIGELEARAGDPAEALPWLDKAVATFQGLLAVEPRHAVGRYYLSYTHGWRARALAAAGRRREAVRAWDDAIAFDDRGDPGLKAERAKAAS from the coding sequence ATGTCCGACCATCACGACCAGACCCGGACCCGGCACGGCGAGCTTCCGCCCGAGGCGCTGCCGCCGCCCCTTCCGTCGGCGATCGGCGGATACACGATCGTCGGGAAGCTCGGCGAAGGCGGAATGGGTGTCGTCTACGAGGCCGAGCAGAACGAGCCCCGGCGTCGCGTGGCGCTGAAGGTCGTGCGCGGCGGGCCTTTCGTGGACGAGCTCTCCGTCAAGATGTTCCGCCGCGAGGTGGAGACGCTCGCGCGCCTGAAGCACCCGAACATCGCGGCGATCTACGAGGCCGGGCGGACCGACGAGGGGCAGCACTACTTCGCGATGGAGCTCGTCCAGGGGGAGCGCCTCGACGACTTCCTCGAGCGGGGCGGGAAGGCCTCGACCCGCGAGGTGATCGAGGGGCGCCTGCGCCTGTTCCGTAAGATCTGCGACGCGGTCCACTACGCCCACCAGCGCGGCGTCATCCACCGCGACCTGAAGCCCTCGAACATGGTGGTCGTGGAGGCCGCCGCGCCGGGATCCGACCCCGAGATCAAGATCCTGGACTTCGGCCTGGCGCGGATCACCGACGCGGACGTGCGCCAGACGATGGCGACCGAGATCGGCGTGATCAAGGGGACGCTCCCTTACATGAGCCCCGAGCAGGCGAAGGGGGACCCCGACGCGATCGACGTCCGTACCGACGTGTACGCGCTCGGCGTGATCCTCTACCAGATGCTCGCCGGGGCCCTCCCGTACGACACCCGCAGTCCGTCGCTGGTGGAGGCGGTGCGGGTGATCTGCGAGGAGCCGCCCCGGCCCCTTCGCGCCGCATGGAGCGGGATCCGCCGCGTCGACCCCGACCTGCAGACGATCGTCGACAAGGCGCTCGAGAAGGACGCCGAACGCCGCTACGCGTCGGCGGCCGGCCTCGCCGGGGACGTCGGCCGCTACCTCGAGGGGCAGCCGATCCTCGCGCGCCCCGCGAGTACGATGTACCAGCTGCGCAAGGCCATCGCGCGCAATCGCGCCCCCTTCGCCTTCGCCGCGGCCGTGCTGCTGCTGATCGTCGCCTCGACGGCGGCGATGGCGGTCCTCTGGTCGCGCGCCCGCACCGCGGAGGCCGCCGCGCGGGCGAACTTCGAGACCGCGCGCAGCGCCGTCGACCGTTATCTCAGCCAGGTCACCGAGAGCCCCGAGCTCAAGTCGAAGGGGCTCGAAACGCTCCGGCGCGACCTTCTGGGGACCGCGGCGACCTTCTTCCGGGACCTGGCCGCCCGCGGAGGCGACCGCGCCGACCTGAAGGCGGACCTCGGCCAGGCCCAGTGGCGCCTGGGAGGCGTGCTGCACGCGATGGGCGACACGGCCGGGGCCGAGAAGGCCTTCGTCGACGCGGCGGGGATCTTCGACGCCCTCGGGAACGGGGCTCCCGCCCGGCGGGACGCGGCGTCCGTCCGCTCCGCCCTGGGTCTGCTCTACGCGGACGTCGGCCGATGGTCGCAGGCCGAGGCGACGTACGCGCAGGCGATCGAGGCGACCGAGCGCCTGCTGGCGGAAGATCCCGGCTCCGTCGTCGACCGCTTGCGCCTGGGCGAGATTCACGACCGGCTCGGCATCGCGAGGATGCGCCAGGGGAAGCTCGCGGAGTCCGAGGCGTCGTACGCGAAGGCGATCGCGGAGCGGGAGACCGCGCAGAAGGCCTCGCCTTCGTTCGAGACCGGCTACCCGCTGGTCGAGGGGTACAACAACCTCGGCACGTTGTACGCGGGGACGGGGCGCGCCGCGGAGGCGGAAGCGATGTTCCGGAAGGCGCTCGGCCTGGTGGAGTCGGTCGCCGCCGGCCGGAAAGACGACCCGATCGTCGCCAACGCCTCGGCGGCGAGCGCGGACAATCTCGCCGGGGCGCTGGTCCTCCAGGGAAGGCTCGACGAGGCGCGACCGATCTACCTCCGCGAGCTCGAGCAGCGCCGGTCCCTCGCGCAGACGCACCCCCGCGTCCTGGAGTACCAGCTCTTTCTCGGCAGCACGTATACGAACATCGGCGAGCTGGAGGCGCGCGCCGGGGATCCGGCGGAGGCGCTCCCCTGGCTCGACAAGGCGGTGGCGACGTTCCAGGGGCTGCTCGCCGTCGAGCCGCGCCACGCGGTCGGGCGCTACTACCTTTCGTACACCCACGGCTGGCGCGCGCGGGCGCTCGCGGCGGCGGGGCGGCGCCGGGAGGCCGTGCGTGCCTGGGACGACGCGATCGCCTTCGACGACCGCGGGGATCCCGGGCTGAAGGCCGAACGGGCGAAGGCGGCGTCTTAG
- a CDS encoding cytochrome c-type biogenesis protein CcmH, which translates to MPNIPGPPLDAAQSTEYMKAATTLLCDCGCHPQSVHECACGRAEELRGVVADHVRSGMSGDAVIAKFVAEKGEKILIAPKSEGFNLVAWVGPLAGLFLAAGGLALVLRRWNRKAGPAASAAPPVARDSAWDARLSRELEEYDR; encoded by the coding sequence ATGCCGAACATCCCGGGACCGCCCCTCGACGCGGCGCAGAGCACCGAATACATGAAGGCCGCGACGACCCTGCTGTGCGACTGCGGATGCCATCCCCAGTCGGTCCACGAGTGCGCCTGCGGGCGCGCGGAGGAGCTGCGCGGCGTCGTCGCCGACCACGTCCGCTCCGGCATGAGCGGCGACGCCGTGATCGCGAAGTTCGTCGCCGAGAAGGGGGAGAAGATCCTGATCGCCCCCAAGAGCGAAGGGTTCAACCTGGTCGCCTGGGTCGGCCCGCTCGCGGGCCTGTTCCTCGCGGCGGGCGGGCTCGCGCTCGTGCTCCGGCGATGGAACCGGAAGGCGGGACCCGCGGCGTCCGCCGCGCCGCCGGTCGCCCGAGACTCGGCCTGGGACGCGCGGCTCAGCCGCGAGCTCGAGGAGTACGACCGATGA
- a CDS encoding HD domain-containing phosphohydrolase: protein MPTSAAVTTKSSILVVDDSNLLRGILREELEAEGFDVHLAEDGERALEMARDLRPDVVLLDVTLPGMDGYEVCRRIKADAGTGETAVMILSGLNELKDKLAGFDAGADDYMTKPFFTKELLARLRCTLRVRESLASSRRLGQYYLETLFSIGSAITSPFKVDDEVEIILRQALGAVQASQGSILLLEPENGVLEVKGVVGYDGSGPRIGDRCRISDRLPLVDPGAEGPMGIRMYEDADRGSVFVPMVAKERLIGGIEVGLGGRARRLGPNEQKLLYALGSQAAIFIENARLERDVRSMFLNIIVSMAGAVDAKDAYTHGHSMRVARVSLIVGQALELPREEMEPLLLSAILHDVGKIAIPDNILKKPERLNKEEFEIMKTHTTAGARMLQHIAALENVIPGILCHHEYWNGSGYPNALAADTIPLQGRIIHIGDAFDAMTTDRIYRKKIDVQGAIDEIRRFAGVQFDPHLVELTVDARRQGRIADDMPTSTPSLHELIEQIK from the coding sequence ATGCCCACGTCCGCCGCCGTGACGACGAAGTCCTCCATCCTCGTCGTGGATGACTCGAACCTCCTCCGCGGGATCCTCCGGGAGGAGCTCGAGGCGGAAGGGTTCGACGTCCACCTCGCCGAGGACGGGGAGCGCGCCCTCGAGATGGCCCGCGACCTCCGCCCGGACGTCGTCCTGCTCGACGTCACGCTCCCCGGGATGGACGGCTACGAAGTCTGCCGGCGCATCAAGGCCGACGCCGGGACCGGCGAGACCGCCGTGATGATCCTCTCGGGCCTGAACGAGCTGAAGGACAAGCTCGCGGGGTTCGACGCCGGCGCCGACGACTACATGACGAAGCCGTTCTTCACGAAAGAGCTGCTCGCGCGGCTCCGATGCACCCTGCGCGTCCGCGAGTCGCTCGCCTCCTCGCGCCGGCTCGGTCAGTACTACCTCGAGACGCTGTTCTCGATCGGATCGGCCATCACCTCCCCCTTCAAGGTGGACGACGAAGTCGAGATCATCCTGCGCCAGGCCCTCGGCGCGGTGCAGGCGTCCCAGGGCTCGATCCTCCTCCTCGAGCCCGAAAACGGCGTCCTCGAGGTCAAGGGGGTCGTCGGGTACGACGGGTCGGGGCCGCGGATCGGCGACCGCTGCCGCATTTCGGACCGACTGCCCCTCGTGGACCCCGGCGCGGAAGGGCCGATGGGCATCCGCATGTACGAGGACGCGGATCGCGGCTCGGTCTTCGTCCCGATGGTCGCCAAGGAGCGTCTGATCGGCGGGATCGAGGTGGGGCTGGGCGGCCGCGCGCGCCGGCTCGGGCCGAACGAGCAGAAGCTGCTCTACGCCCTCGGCTCGCAGGCCGCGATCTTCATCGAGAACGCCCGCCTCGAGCGCGACGTGCGCTCGATGTTCCTGAACATCATCGTGTCGATGGCCGGAGCGGTCGACGCGAAGGACGCCTACACCCACGGCCACTCGATGCGCGTCGCGCGGGTGAGTCTGATCGTCGGCCAGGCCCTCGAGCTCCCGCGCGAGGAGATGGAGCCGCTGCTCCTGTCGGCGATCCTCCACGACGTCGGCAAGATCGCGATCCCGGACAACATCCTCAAGAAGCCCGAGCGCCTCAACAAGGAAGAGTTCGAGATCATGAAGACCCACACCACCGCCGGGGCGCGCATGCTGCAGCACATCGCGGCGCTGGAGAACGTCATCCCGGGGATCCTTTGCCACCACGAGTACTGGAACGGCTCCGGGTACCCCAACGCGCTCGCCGCCGACACGATCCCCCTGCAGGGGCGCATCATCCACATCGGCGACGCATTCGACGCGATGACCACCGACCGCATCTACCGGAAGAAGATCGATGTCCAGGGGGCGATCGACGAGATCCGCCGCTTCGCGGGGGTCCAGTTCGATCCGCACCTCGTCGAGCTGACCGTGGACGCCCGCCGCCAGGGCAGGATCGCCGACGACATGCCGACGTCCACCCCAAGCCTCCACGAGCTCATCGAACAGATCAAATGA
- a CDS encoding cytochrome c maturation protein CcmE, with amino-acid sequence MDRRRLKFVLLGTGVAATMIFLIVVAIAKPGGAVYYKTVGEYLAEPAGKGNFRVNGKVLEGSIRRLPTGQEVSFTMHDGTNASQVIRVEYRGIIPDTFVDKADVVVEGRMRPDGVFVASTLLAKCPSKYESADGQKAAQGA; translated from the coding sequence ATGGACCGCAGACGGTTGAAGTTCGTCCTGCTGGGAACCGGGGTGGCGGCGACGATGATCTTCCTCATCGTGGTCGCGATCGCGAAGCCCGGCGGTGCGGTTTACTACAAGACGGTCGGGGAATACCTGGCCGAGCCGGCCGGCAAGGGGAACTTCCGCGTCAACGGGAAGGTCCTCGAAGGCTCGATCCGGCGCCTGCCCACCGGGCAGGAAGTCTCCTTCACCATGCACGACGGCACGAACGCCTCCCAGGTGATCCGCGTGGAGTACCGCGGGATCATCCCCGACACCTTCGTCGACAAGGCCGACGTGGTGGTCGAGGGCCGGATGCGGCCGGACGGCGTCTTCGTGGCCTCGACCCTGCTCGCCAAATGCCCGTCCAAGTACGAATCCGCGGACGGACAGAAAGCCGCGCAGGGAGCCTGA
- a CDS encoding response regulator, with product MTAKRLLVVDDNRLVLRVVADFFEPHGWEVARAEDGVEALRVLEAFRPDAIVADILMPNLDGWGLYDAVRARPDLEDVPYVFLTVDADLPQRLRALHQGADDFVPKPFEVEELHARVERLLERRARLAAAGGRETALLAGTVEHLAMSDLLQILALNGKDGTVALEQNGSRGSVEFVGGLIVHAACDRTRGLKALYRMLGWPNAAFRVLGREGNIAERTIDGPASNVIMDGLVSLDEWGRWSAVLPPRESRLAFTADAKTRLEGHPVSPAEFEVLSRARNGATVTAILDEAPQPDAVVAEAVAGLISRGVLRVVD from the coding sequence ATGACCGCGAAACGGCTCCTGGTCGTCGACGACAACCGGCTCGTGCTCCGGGTCGTGGCCGATTTCTTCGAGCCCCACGGCTGGGAGGTCGCGCGCGCCGAGGACGGCGTGGAGGCGCTGCGCGTGCTCGAGGCCTTCCGCCCCGACGCGATCGTGGCGGACATCCTGATGCCCAACCTCGACGGATGGGGGCTCTACGACGCCGTGCGCGCGCGCCCCGACCTCGAGGACGTGCCGTACGTGTTCCTCACCGTCGACGCCGACCTCCCGCAGCGCCTGCGCGCGCTCCATCAGGGGGCGGACGACTTCGTTCCGAAGCCGTTCGAGGTCGAGGAGCTCCACGCCCGGGTCGAGCGGCTCCTCGAGCGGCGCGCCCGGCTCGCGGCGGCCGGCGGCCGGGAGACGGCGCTTCTGGCGGGGACGGTCGAGCACCTCGCGATGTCCGACCTCCTGCAGATCCTCGCCCTCAACGGGAAGGACGGGACCGTCGCCCTCGAGCAGAACGGATCGCGCGGCTCGGTCGAGTTCGTCGGCGGCCTGATCGTGCACGCCGCCTGCGACCGCACGCGCGGGCTCAAGGCGCTCTACCGGATGCTCGGCTGGCCGAACGCGGCGTTCCGCGTACTCGGCCGGGAAGGGAACATCGCCGAGCGCACGATCGACGGACCCGCTTCGAACGTGATCATGGACGGGCTCGTGTCGCTCGACGAGTGGGGACGGTGGTCGGCGGTCCTTCCCCCGCGGGAGTCGCGGCTCGCCTTCACCGCCGATGCCAAGACGCGGCTCGAGGGGCATCCGGTCTCTCCCGCCGAGTTCGAGGTCCTCTCCCGCGCGCGGAACGGCGCCACCGTCACCGCGATCCTCGACGAGGCGCCGCAGCCCGATGCCGTGGTCGCCGAGGCCGTCGCGGGCCTCATCTCGCGCGGCGTGCTGCGCGTGGTGGATTGA
- a CDS encoding decaprenyl-phosphate phosphoribosyltransferase → MGLVGALWAAMRPKHWTKNVFVAAPLVFAGALGDPSAVGRTVAAIAVFCALASAVYLLNDVADREADRLHPKKRLRPIASGALSPEAAAATAVVLAVGALSGGAALGWGFAGVACAYLMQNLAYSVALKRVVVLDVMIVASGFLLRAWGGALAIGVAMSQWLVLCTGLIALFLGFVKRRQEIAALGGESAQRPILREYSLPFLDQMIAIVTASTVLAYALYAFSPEVATRLGTRHLGLTIPFVLYGIFRYLYLVYQRGEGENPTSVVLSDRPFAWNVLLWGLSVLVSLYLWK, encoded by the coding sequence ATGGGCCTCGTCGGCGCGCTCTGGGCCGCCATGCGGCCGAAGCACTGGACGAAGAACGTCTTCGTCGCCGCGCCGCTCGTGTTCGCGGGGGCCCTGGGGGATCCGAGCGCCGTGGGGCGGACGGTTGCGGCGATCGCGGTCTTCTGCGCGCTGGCCTCCGCCGTCTACCTCCTCAACGACGTGGCCGACCGGGAAGCGGACCGGCTGCATCCGAAGAAGAGGCTCCGGCCGATCGCCTCCGGCGCGTTGTCGCCCGAGGCCGCGGCGGCGACCGCCGTGGTGCTCGCCGTCGGCGCCCTGTCGGGGGGGGCCGCGCTTGGCTGGGGGTTCGCCGGCGTCGCCTGCGCCTACCTGATGCAGAATCTCGCCTATTCCGTCGCCCTGAAGCGCGTCGTGGTGCTCGACGTCATGATCGTCGCCTCCGGGTTCCTGCTGCGGGCCTGGGGCGGGGCGCTCGCCATCGGCGTGGCGATGTCCCAGTGGCTGGTGCTGTGCACGGGGCTGATCGCCCTGTTCCTCGGGTTCGTGAAACGGCGCCAGGAGATCGCGGCGCTGGGGGGGGAGAGCGCGCAGCGCCCGATCCTGCGCGAATATTCGCTCCCGTTCCTCGACCAGATGATCGCGATCGTCACCGCCTCGACGGTCCTGGCGTACGCGCTCTACGCCTTTTCCCCCGAAGTCGCGACCAGGCTCGGGACGCGCCACCTCGGCCTGACGATCCCCTTCGTCCTCTACGGCATCTTCCGGTACCTGTATCTCGTCTACCAGCGGGGCGAGGGGGAGAACCCCACCTCCGTCGTCCTTTCCGACCGGCCGTTCGCGTGGAACGTCCTGCTGTGGGGGTTGTCGGTGCTCGTCAGTCTGTATCTGTGGAAGTGA
- a CDS encoding ABC transporter ATP-binding protein produces MSAPLLRADGITRRFGAFTALDGIDLALSRGEALAVFGPNGAGKTTLLRILARALEPTSGSVRFEGVDERDDLAVRARIGLLSHHTFLYDDLTARDNLLFFARLHGVPFPEARADALLAEVGLERRGDDPVRAYSRGMQQRLALARALVHEPELLLLDEPFSGLDPHAATRLRATLEGVRASGRALLMTTHDVGEGLELSDRWLFLARGRVHASGASAGADRAALVGAYREAAR; encoded by the coding sequence GTGAGCGCGCCGCTCCTGCGCGCCGACGGGATCACCCGCCGGTTCGGCGCATTCACCGCCCTGGACGGGATCGACCTCGCGTTGTCCCGGGGCGAGGCTCTCGCGGTTTTCGGTCCGAACGGCGCCGGCAAGACGACGCTGCTGCGCATCCTGGCGCGCGCCCTCGAGCCGACGTCGGGGAGCGTGCGATTCGAGGGGGTCGACGAGCGCGACGACCTCGCCGTGCGCGCGCGGATCGGCCTGCTCAGCCACCACACCTTCCTCTACGACGACCTCACCGCGCGGGACAACCTGCTCTTCTTCGCGCGACTGCACGGCGTCCCCTTCCCCGAGGCCAGGGCCGACGCGCTGCTCGCGGAGGTGGGCCTCGAGCGCCGCGGGGACGATCCGGTCCGGGCCTACTCGCGGGGGATGCAGCAACGCCTGGCGCTCGCGCGGGCGCTCGTGCACGAGCCCGAGCTCCTCCTGCTCGACGAGCCGTTCTCGGGCCTCGACCCCCACGCCGCGACGCGCCTGCGCGCGACGCTCGAGGGGGTCCGGGCGTCGGGCCGCGCCCTGCTCATGACGACCCACGACGTCGGCGAGGGGCTCGAGCTGAGCGACCGCTGGCTGTTCCTCGCGCGCGGGCGGGTGCACGCCTCCGGGGCGAGCGCGGGGGCCGACCGCGCCGCGCTCGTCGGCGCCTACCGCGAGGCGGCGCGATGA
- a CDS encoding heme lyase CcmF/NrfE family subunit translates to MNLFGHFALFLALVASVWAAVGSVLGIVARGRGLQQSAERAVLATATCTLLAMGALWVAFLTDDFTNDYVYHYSSRAQALPFKIGALWGGQAGSLLLWAGILTVMASVMVLTNRRKNRVLMPWATFVTGATMAFFMILLNFIESPFVTGAARPDGVGLNPQLKNFWMMIHPPSLYLGYVAFTIPFAFAIASLATRRTGDIWFRTTRRWTLFAWFFLGIGILLGSYWAYVELGWGGYWAWDPVENASLMPWLVGTAFLHSVMIQEKKGMLKIWNVALIILTFSLSIFGTFLTRSGVISSVHAFATSNIGPAFGIFLGIVFFSSLALLIVRLDDLKSEGRLESLLSRESSFVFNNMILVGIAATVLFLTTFPMLSEAVTGRKVTMGPPIFNLVNIPWAIALLFLVGVGPLIAWRKATASNLKRNFVWPAVAGAVTLVALTLVDAREYVDALRRLGGSLAAFDVAGAFDHLKAFYPAITFATGMFVLGTVGLELHRGVRARRHQHGESLPMAAAQLVWRNKRRWGGYIVHVGVVVVFFGIAGSSAYQKEGVRELQPGETFKIDDYAMRYDGYRLEAVDDHVGAITEVTVWYKDDPVPVGRILAEQRMHPNMLFGELRQAFLLAKASAFGDPETYRRAVENVYAVMQGLEGRAGREVKTMSTEVGIHESLSLASPSRFGEDFYVMPLWVDPGTGRANFRVFVNPMVNFLWIGGLILIFGAHLSVFPDARERRRLETAMLLEERAAA, encoded by the coding sequence TTGAACCTCTTCGGACATTTCGCCCTGTTTCTCGCCCTCGTCGCCTCGGTGTGGGCGGCGGTCGGCTCGGTCCTCGGGATCGTCGCGCGCGGCCGCGGCCTCCAGCAGAGCGCCGAGCGCGCGGTGCTCGCGACCGCGACCTGCACGCTGCTCGCGATGGGGGCGCTCTGGGTCGCCTTCCTGACCGACGACTTCACCAACGACTACGTCTACCACTACTCGAGCCGGGCCCAGGCGCTGCCGTTCAAGATCGGCGCCCTCTGGGGAGGCCAGGCGGGGAGCCTGCTCCTCTGGGCGGGCATCCTCACGGTGATGGCCTCGGTGATGGTCCTCACCAACCGGCGGAAGAACCGCGTGCTCATGCCGTGGGCCACGTTCGTCACCGGGGCGACGATGGCCTTCTTCATGATCCTCCTGAACTTCATCGAGAGCCCGTTCGTCACCGGAGCCGCCCGTCCCGACGGGGTCGGGCTGAACCCCCAGCTCAAGAACTTCTGGATGATGATCCATCCGCCGTCGCTCTACCTGGGGTACGTCGCGTTCACGATCCCCTTCGCGTTCGCGATCGCCTCGCTCGCCACCCGGCGGACCGGCGACATCTGGTTCCGCACGACACGCCGGTGGACGCTGTTCGCCTGGTTCTTCCTGGGCATCGGGATCCTGCTGGGCTCCTACTGGGCGTACGTCGAGCTGGGCTGGGGGGGGTACTGGGCCTGGGACCCGGTCGAGAACGCCTCGCTGATGCCCTGGCTCGTCGGCACCGCCTTCCTGCACTCGGTGATGATCCAGGAAAAGAAGGGGATGCTGAAGATCTGGAACGTCGCCCTGATCATCCTGACGTTCAGCCTGTCGATCTTCGGGACCTTCCTGACGCGCAGCGGCGTGATCTCCTCGGTCCACGCCTTCGCGACGTCGAACATCGGCCCCGCCTTCGGGATCTTCCTCGGGATCGTCTTCTTCTCCTCGCTCGCCCTGCTGATCGTCCGCCTGGACGACCTGAAGAGCGAGGGACGCCTCGAGTCGCTGCTCTCGCGCGAGTCGAGCTTCGTGTTCAACAACATGATCCTCGTCGGGATCGCCGCGACCGTCCTGTTCCTCACGACCTTCCCGATGCTCTCCGAGGCGGTGACGGGGCGCAAGGTCACGATGGGTCCGCCGATCTTCAACCTCGTGAACATCCCGTGGGCGATCGCGCTGCTGTTCCTCGTGGGCGTCGGCCCGCTGATCGCGTGGCGGAAAGCCACGGCGTCCAACCTCAAGCGGAACTTCGTCTGGCCGGCGGTCGCCGGGGCGGTGACCCTCGTGGCCCTCACCCTCGTCGACGCGCGGGAGTACGTGGACGCCCTGCGGCGGCTGGGCGGATCGCTCGCCGCCTTCGACGTCGCGGGGGCCTTCGACCACCTGAAGGCCTTCTATCCCGCGATCACCTTCGCCACCGGGATGTTCGTCCTGGGAACGGTGGGGCTCGAGCTGCACCGGGGGGTGCGCGCGCGCCGCCACCAGCACGGGGAGTCCCTGCCGATGGCGGCGGCGCAGCTCGTCTGGCGCAACAAGCGGCGCTGGGGCGGCTACATCGTCCACGTCGGGGTCGTCGTCGTCTTCTTCGGGATCGCCGGCTCGTCGGCCTACCAGAAGGAAGGGGTCCGCGAGCTCCAGCCCGGCGAGACGTTCAAGATCGACGACTACGCGATGCGTTACGACGGCTACCGCCTCGAGGCGGTGGACGACCACGTCGGCGCGATCACCGAGGTGACGGTCTGGTACAAGGACGATCCGGTTCCCGTGGGCCGGATCCTCGCCGAGCAGCGCATGCACCCGAACATGCTCTTCGGGGAGCTGCGCCAGGCGTTCCTCCTCGCGAAGGCGTCGGCGTTCGGCGACCCCGAGACCTACCGCCGCGCGGTCGAGAACGTCTACGCCGTGATGCAGGGGCTGGAAGGTCGCGCGGGTCGCGAGGTCAAGACGATGTCGACGGAGGTCGGCATCCACGAGAGCCTCTCGCTCGCGAGCCCTTCGCGCTTCGGCGAGGACTTCTACGTGATGCCGCTGTGGGTCGACCCCGGCACGGGCCGGGCGAACTTCCGGGTCTTCGTGAACCCGATGGTCAACTTCCTCTGGATCGGCGGGCTCATCCTGATCTTCGGAGCCCACCTCTCCGTCTTCCCGGACGCGCGCGAGCGCAGGCGACTCGAGACGGCGATGCTGCTCGAGGAGCGGGCGGCCGCCTGA